One window of the Nothobranchius furzeri strain GRZ-AD chromosome 3, NfurGRZ-RIMD1, whole genome shotgun sequence genome contains the following:
- the chmp4ba gene encoding charged multivesicular body protein 4b, which yields MSFLGKFFGTGGKGGKPPTPQEAIQRLRETEEMLAKKQEFLEKKIELELITAKKNGTKNKRAALQALKRKKRYEKQLAQIDGTLSTIELQREALEDANTNVEVFKNMGMAAKAMKAAHENMDIDKVDDLMAEITEQQEVAQEISDVISRPVGIGEDYDEDELMAELEELEQEELDQNLLEIEGTEDVPLPSVPSTSLPSKPAKKKAQEDEDDMADLEAWAAAN from the exons ATGTCGTTCCTCGGTAAGTTTTTCGGTACCGGGGGTAAGGGTGGGAAGCCGCCGACACCCCAGGAGGCTATTCAACGACTCAGGGAAACGGAGGAGATGCTGGCCAAGAAACAGGAGTTTCTGGAAAAGAAAATCGAGCTGGAGCTCATAACGGCGAAGAAGAACGGTACAAAAAACAAACGAG CGGCTCTTCAGGCCCTGAAGAGGAAGAAGCGTTATGAGAAGCAGCTGGCTCAGATCGACGGTACGCTGTCCACCATCGAGTTACAGCGGGAGGCTCTGGAGGACGCCAACACCAACGTAGAGGTGTTCAAAAACATGGGCATGGCCGCCAAAGCCATGAAGGCTGCTCACGAAAACAT GGACATCGACAAAGTGGACGACTTGATGGCTGAAATCACGGAACAGCAGGAAGTGGCTCAGGAAATCTCAGATGTCATCTCCAGGCCCGTTGGGATTGGGGAGGATTACGACGAG GATGAACTCATGGCTGAGCTGGAGGAGCTGGAACAGGAAGAGCTGGACCAAAATCTTTTGGAGATCGAGGGAACAGAAGACGTCCCACTGCCCAGTGTCCCATCGACATCGCTCCCATCTAAACCAG CCAAGAAGAAAGCGCAAGAAGACGAGGACGACATGGCGGACCTGGAAGCCTGGGCTGCTGCTAACTGA